ATAAAGCGGACCGGATATACCCTCCAGCCGCGCGTCGTCGAGACGCATACGGGGTATTGGCGCTCGGTCGCCGGCACGTCAGGGAGTCGTTCCATATGGGCGAATACAAGGAAGCTGTTCGCGAGTGGGTCAAAGATTTCGTGAAGGCGTTGATCTTTTTCGTCATCCTGCAGACCTATTTTCTGCAGGGCTTCATCATCGAAGGCGCCTGCATGGAGCCTCAACTGAAGTCGCACGAGAAGATCCTCGTCAATAAGATGATCTATCATCTTCGGAAACCGTCGCTGGGTGAAGTCGTCGTCTTCACGTTCCCGCTCGACCCCAAGAAAGATTTCATCAAGCGCGTCGTCGGCGGCCCGGGCGATCTTCTCGAGGTTCGCGACGGGTATCTGTACCGAAACGGCGTCAGGGTGTCGGAGCCCTTCGTGAAAGAGTATGTATTCGGCTCGTATGGCCCGCTGCGCGTTCCGAAGGATAAGATCTGCGTCATGGGCGACAACCGGAACAATTCTCACGACAGCAGGGCGTGGGGGTTTCTCGACATCTCCCAGGTGAAGGGCCGCGCAGAGTTCAAGTTCTGGCCCCCCTGGGACATGGGTCCGATCCCCGCGATTCCCTATTGATGCGGAGTTTCATTTGACATGATCGATTTGCAGCGATACAATGACACCGGTTCCGGATGCCAGCCGTCCGCAACCAGTCACATACGAGGGAGCGGTCAGGTGACCACGAGATTGGCTCTGCAACATTTCCGTTGTCCAACCTGCCTCGCCGAGTTCGATGCGAACATCGTCGAGGCCGTCAGCCACCAAGGCCAGGACTCGGATTTCTATCCCCACTACATCGGGGAAGACCCTCTCGAACATTTCCTCGTTCAGTGTCCGACCTGCCTTTTTTGCGCGTATCCTGACGATTACGCAAAGACAGATGACGTCGAAGCGATCAGCCAGGAGCGTATTCGGGAGATTCTCGAGCAGCCGCTTGCGAAAAAGCTTCCGAGAGTCGCTCAGATGTATTATCTGGCGGGAAAACTTTACGAATACCAGAAAAAAAATCCCTACCATATCGGGAACCTGTATCTGCGCGGCTCCTGGGTCTGCCGCAAGTCAGACAACCGGAAAGCGGAGATCGAGATGCAGCAACTCGCCGTCAAGTTTCTTCGCGTTTCCGTCG
Above is a window of Candidatus Ozemobacteraceae bacterium DNA encoding:
- the lepB gene encoding signal peptidase I, with product MGEYKEAVREWVKDFVKALIFFVILQTYFLQGFIIEGACMEPQLKSHEKILVNKMIYHLRKPSLGEVVVFTFPLDPKKDFIKRVVGGPGDLLEVRDGYLYRNGVRVSEPFVKEYVFGSYGPLRVPKDKICVMGDNRNNSHDSRAWGFLDISQVKGRAEFKFWPPWDMGPIPAIPY
- a CDS encoding DUF2225 domain-containing protein, yielding MTTRLALQHFRCPTCLAEFDANIVEAVSHQGQDSDFYPHYIGEDPLEHFLVQCPTCLFCAYPDDYAKTDDVEAISQERIREILEQPLAKKLPRVAQMYYLAGKLYEYQKKNPYHIGNLYLRGSWVCRKSDNRKAEIEMQQLAVKFLRVSVERSTVANPDNLPVVTYLVGELYRRLEDKSQAREWLNSVEEVLIDQDQQWLLELAKKQAELNEHFIN